A genomic window from Phoenix dactylifera cultivar Barhee BC4 chromosome 7, palm_55x_up_171113_PBpolish2nd_filt_p, whole genome shotgun sequence includes:
- the LOC103715539 gene encoding ribosomal RNA small subunit methyltransferase H isoform X1, with translation MATWRVFLLHPPHPHARLHSLVRWERRWRLRQGGRELAAVAAACGARARVEKKRVAAKSTASAFADHLTRRTRSGAGFDWDLYRRYADAAGGHAHLPVMLGEVLDVFRHLHLRSFVDCTLGAAGHSVAIIEAHRELELYVGLDVDPVAHDKARARIEDLLNDNPRDGSLKAYTHVRNFKYIKSVLGGIDENLLEGGVDGILMDLGMSSMQVNNSDRGFSVLGDGPLDMRMNPQASLKAEDILNYWPDSEVGRVLRDYGEESNWRFLQKQIVGARADGGLHSTAQLVDLVRSTSAGSGGRHGWIKTATRVFQALRIAVNDELQTLEDAIHACFDCLSSGGRLVVISFHSLEDRIVKRTFLDIIERGEGDLNGKGQREDEADGGGETWSRHRVQGSHGTVLTKRPITPSKEEEKLNRRCRSAKLRVIRKL, from the exons ATGGCAACGTGGCGTGTCTTCCTGCTCCACCCACCGCATCCCCATGCCCGTCTCCATTCCCTCGTCCGCTGGGAACGGAGATGGCGTTTGCGGCAAGGTGGTCGGGAGCTCGCTGCCGTCGCTGCTGCTTGCGGTGCCAGGGCAAGAGTCGAGAAGAAGAGAGTTGCGGCCAAGAGCACCGCGTCTGCCTTTGCGGACCATCTCACCAGGCGGACGCGCTCGGGGGCCGGCTTCGACTGGGACCTCTACCGGCGCTACGCGGACGCCGCAGGGggccacgcccacctgcccgtcATGCTGGGCGAGGTGCTCGACGTCTTCCGCCACCTCCACCTCCGCTCCTTCGTCGACTGCACCCTCGGTGCTGCAGGCCACTCCGTCGCC ATTATAGAGGCGCATAGAGAGCTGGAGCTGTATGTCGGTCTGGACGTGGATCCTGTCGCCCATGACAAGGCTCGAGCGCGGATCGAAGACCTCCTAAATGATAATCCTCGCGACGGCAGCTTGAAAGCTTACACCCATGTCCggaatttcaagtacataaagtCCGTTCTTGGCGGCATCGACGAGAACCTCCTCGAAGGCGGAGTCGACGGGATCCTGATGGACTTGGGAATGTCATCCATGCAG GTGAACAATTCGGACAGAGGATTCAGTGTGCTTGGCGATGGGCCTCTGGATATGCGGATGAACCCTCAG GCAAGCTTGAAAGCGGAGGATATCTTGAATTACTGGCCTGATTCTGAAGTGGGACGGGTATTGCGTGATTATGGAGAGGAAAGCAACTGGCGTTTTCTTCAGAAACAAATTGTGGGTGCTCGTGCAGATGGGGGATTGCATTCTACGGCTCAACTTGTAGATCTCGTGCGGAGCACATCTGCCGGGTCTGGAG GAAGGCATGGTTGGATCAAGACGGCGACGCGGGTATTTCAAGCACTTAGGATAGCAGTTAATGATGAACTCCAGACTCTAGAAGATGCTATACATGCCTGCTTTGATTGCCTCTCCTCTGGTGGTCGGCTTGTCGTCATCTCCTTCCACAGTTTGGAGGACAGAATTGTGAAGCGGACGTTTCTTGACATCATCGAGAGGGGTGAAGGAGATTTGAATGGTAAGGGTCAGAGGGAGGACGAGGCTGATGGCGGAGGAGAAACGTGGAGTAGGCATAGAGTGCAGGGAAGTCATGGTACCGTTCTGACAAAGCGGCCAATAACACCTTCCAAGGAGGAAGAGAAATTAAATCGCAGGTGCAGAAGCGCTAAGCTTAGAGTTATTCGCAAGCTCTGA
- the LOC103715539 gene encoding ribosomal RNA small subunit methyltransferase H isoform X2, whose translation MPVSIPSSAGNGDGVCGKVVGSSLPSLLLAVPGQESRRRELRPRAPRLPLRTISPGGRARGPASTGTSTGATRTPQGATPTCPSCWARCSTSSATSTSAPSSTAPSVLQATPSPCGVRSISQQIIEAHRELELYVGLDVDPVAHDKARARIEDLLNDNPRDGSLKAYTHVRNFKYIKSVLGGIDENLLEGGVDGILMDLGMSSMQVNNSDRGFSVLGDGPLDMRMNPQASLKAEDILNYWPDSEVGRVLRDYGEESNWRFLQKQIVGARADGGLHSTAQLVDLVRSTSAGSGGRHGWIKTATRVFQALRIAVNDELQTLEDAIHACFDCLSSGGRLVVISFHSLEDRIVKRTFLDIIERGEGDLNGKGQREDEADGGGETWSRHRVQGSHGTVLTKRPITPSKEEEKLNRRCRSAKLRVIRKL comes from the exons ATGCCCGTCTCCATTCCCTCGTCCGCTGGGAACGGAGATGGCGTTTGCGGCAAGGTGGTCGGGAGCTCGCTGCCGTCGCTGCTGCTTGCGGTGCCAGGGCAAGAGTCGAGAAGAAGAGAGTTGCGGCCAAGAGCACCGCGTCTGCCTTTGCGGACCATCTCACCAGGCGGACGCGCTCGGGGGCCGGCTTCGACTGGGACCTCTACCGGCGCTACGCGGACGCCGCAGGGggccacgcccacctgcccgtcATGCTGGGCGAGGTGCTCGACGTCTTCCGCCACCTCCACCTCCGCTCCTTCGTCGACTGCACCCTCGGTGCTGCAGGCCACTCCGTCGCC CTGTGGTGTTCGATCTATTTCCCAACAGATTATAGAGGCGCATAGAGAGCTGGAGCTGTATGTCGGTCTGGACGTGGATCCTGTCGCCCATGACAAGGCTCGAGCGCGGATCGAAGACCTCCTAAATGATAATCCTCGCGACGGCAGCTTGAAAGCTTACACCCATGTCCggaatttcaagtacataaagtCCGTTCTTGGCGGCATCGACGAGAACCTCCTCGAAGGCGGAGTCGACGGGATCCTGATGGACTTGGGAATGTCATCCATGCAG GTGAACAATTCGGACAGAGGATTCAGTGTGCTTGGCGATGGGCCTCTGGATATGCGGATGAACCCTCAG GCAAGCTTGAAAGCGGAGGATATCTTGAATTACTGGCCTGATTCTGAAGTGGGACGGGTATTGCGTGATTATGGAGAGGAAAGCAACTGGCGTTTTCTTCAGAAACAAATTGTGGGTGCTCGTGCAGATGGGGGATTGCATTCTACGGCTCAACTTGTAGATCTCGTGCGGAGCACATCTGCCGGGTCTGGAG GAAGGCATGGTTGGATCAAGACGGCGACGCGGGTATTTCAAGCACTTAGGATAGCAGTTAATGATGAACTCCAGACTCTAGAAGATGCTATACATGCCTGCTTTGATTGCCTCTCCTCTGGTGGTCGGCTTGTCGTCATCTCCTTCCACAGTTTGGAGGACAGAATTGTGAAGCGGACGTTTCTTGACATCATCGAGAGGGGTGAAGGAGATTTGAATGGTAAGGGTCAGAGGGAGGACGAGGCTGATGGCGGAGGAGAAACGTGGAGTAGGCATAGAGTGCAGGGAAGTCATGGTACCGTTCTGACAAAGCGGCCAATAACACCTTCCAAGGAGGAAGAGAAATTAAATCGCAGGTGCAGAAGCGCTAAGCTTAGAGTTATTCGCAAGCTCTGA
- the LOC103715537 gene encoding pentatricopeptide repeat-containing protein At5g52850, chloroplastic, giving the protein MSSCRITVLTSFFHRSPFHASPVPATFSPHPAPSFFTSLSRCTLPHDPHRHPHLLDSVLDSYSDTDGAEKRASAAYVVAEVECPALLSRCRSLRECICVHGFIIKAGLHGHLLLSNRLLALYSRCSGGAAEARKLFDGMPHRDAATWSGIISAYSRSGDHEEALRFFQRMLLASGSSAANEFVLSSVVRCASSLRALDLGMQAHAHILKRGFGSNTVLGSALLHLYSRCSGLEEAARIFALIDCRDAVSWTAMISALVDAEDWGSAIQMYASMIESGTTPTEFTFAKLLTACVVLGQRWGALLHAHLVLWGLELNLVLKTALVDMYCKCRDVSTALRVFRQTPESDVMVWTALIAGYSQVEGYREAISTFREMEAAGVMPNSFTYAGILSACASSPVPELGRQLHGRVAKAGLEHDASVGNALVDLYAKWSPDLEDPVRAFQRIASPNVVSWTALIAALVRHGRHRDALAALTEMRAAGVEPNSFTLSTLLKGCGGDSGEAQAQVEALAHARKLQAYVLKTSLDSADAAVGNSLVDAYARCGGADEAWAVASTMVPRKDVLTYTSLAKGLNQMGLHRRALALIHRMSEEGVRMDDFSLACFLSAAAGSAAVGSGKQLHCYSVKSGLRSRISVSNGLVDMYGKCGSIDEARSVFMAIQAPNVVSWNGLISALASNGRFVEALSAFEDMRLAGVPPDGITFLLVLYACSHGGLVDAGIEYFNSMEELYGVPPRHDHYVCLVDMLGRAGRLEAAAQAVKTMPFRPDTLIYKTLLASCRFHGNLVLGECMARNALGIDPADPAIYVQLAGIYDDAGRPEWSEQTRRMMKERALRKCPGQSWMEAEKLT; this is encoded by the coding sequence ATGAGCAGCTGCCGGATCACGGTCTTGACCAGCTTCTTCCACCGCTCTCCGTTCCATGCTAGTCCTGTTCCTGCTACTTTCTCCCCACATCCCGCACCATCATTCTTTACGTCTCTCTCCCGCTGCACCCTACCGCACGACCCCCATCGGCACCCGCATCTATTGGATTCGGTTTTGGATTCGTATTCGGATACGGATGGAGCAGAGAAGCGAGCGTCCGCCGCCTACGTCGTCGCCGAGGTTGAGTGCCCGGCGCTGCTGTCTCGCTGCAGGTCCCTGCGAGAGTGCATCTGCGTGCACGGCTTCATTATCAAGGCGGGCCTGCACGGCCACCTCCTCCTCAGCAACCGCCTCCTCGCCCTCTACTCGAGATGCTCCGGCGGAGCAGCCGAAGCGCGCAAGCTGTTCGACGGGATGCCCCACCGGGATGCCGCCACCTGGAGCGGCATCATCTCGGCCTACTCTCGCAGCGGGGATCACGAGGAGGCCCTCCGCTTCTTCCAGCGGATGCTGCTTGCCTCCGGTTCTTCCGCCGCGAACGAGTTCGTGCTCTCGAGCGTCGTGCGCTGTGCCTCCTCGCTCCGGGCGCTGGATCTGGGGATGCAGGCTCACGCTCACATATTGAAGCGCGGATTCGGATCCAACACCGTCCTGGGCAGCGCTCTGCTCCATCTCTACTCCAGATGTAGCGGGCTCGAAGAGGCAGCCCGGATCTTCGCCCTGATCGACTGTCGAGACGCCGTCTCCTGGACCGCCATGATCTCTGCTCTTGTGGATGCTGAGGACTGGGGCAGCGCCATACAGATGTACGCCTCCATGATCGAGAGCGGGACCACGCCTACCGAGTTCACGTTCGCCAAGCTTCTGACGGCCTGCGTAGTTCTCGGCCAACGGTGGGGCGCACTGCTCCACGCTCACCTCGTCCTCTGGGGTTTGGAACTTAATTTGGTCCTCAAGACGGCGCTCGTCGACATGTACTGCAAGTGCCGCGACGTGAGCACCGCTCTCAGAGTCTTCCGCCAAACGCCGGAATCTGATGTGATGGTGTGGACGGCACTGATCGCAGGGTACTCCCAGGTGGAAGGCTACCGCGAGGCCATCTCGACATTCCGAGAGATGGAGGCCGCTGGCGTCATGCCCAACTCCTTCACGTATGCCGGGATCCTCAGCGCCTGCGCGTCGTCCCCGGTGCCTGAATTGGGGAGGCAGCTCCATGGACGGGTGGCCAAGGCCGGGTTGGAGCACGATGCGTCCGTGGGGAACGCGCTGGTGGACCTGTACGCCAAATGGTCCCCGGATTTGGAGGACCCCGTGCGCGCCTTCCAGCGGATCGCCTCTCCAAACGTGGTCTCCTGGACGGCTTTGATCGCAGCACTTGTCCGACACGGGAGACACCGAGACGCGTTGGCAGCGCTGACAGAGATGCGAGCCGCCGGAGTGGAGCCTAACTCCTTCACCTTGTCCACGCTCCTCAAGGGCTGTGGTGGCGACTCCGGCGAAGCACAAGCACAAGTAGAAGCTCTGGCTCATGCGAGGAAGCTCCAGGCCTACGTGCTCAAGACCAGCCTGGACTCGGCGGATGCGGCTGTCGGGAACTCGCTGGTGGACGCCTATGCTCGATGCGGGGGGGCGGACGAGGCGTGGGCCGTGGCGAGCACGATGGTGCCCCGCAAGGATGTGCTCACGTACACGAGCTTGGCCAAGGGGCTGAACCAGATGGGCCTCCACCGGAGGGCTCTAGCCTTGATCCATCGCATGAGCGAGGAGGGCGTGAGGATGGACGACTTCAGCCTCGCCTGCTTCCTATCCGCTGCTGCAGGCTCGGCGGCTGTGGGGTCCGGGAAGCAGTTGCACTGCTACTCGGTGAAGTCCGGGTTGCGCAGCCGGATATCGGTCTCCAACGGCCTTGTCGACATGTACGGCAAATGCGGGAGCATTGATGAGGCTCGCAGTGTCTTCATGGCGATCCAGGCGCCGAATGTGGTGTCGTGGAACGGATTGATATCCGCGCTGGCATCCAATGGGCGGTTCGTGGAAGCCTTGTCCGCTTTCGAGGACATGAGGCTGGCGGGAGTCCCGCCGGACGGCATCACCTTCCTGTTGGTCCTGTACGCCTGCAGCCATGGCGGCCTGGTCGATGCGGGCATCGAGTATTTCAACTCCATGGAAGAATTGTACGGTGTGCCCCCGCGACACGATCACTATGTTTGCCTGGTGGACATGCTGGGCCGAGCCGGCAGGCTGGAGGCAGCAGCGCAGGCCGTAAAGACCATGCCCTTCCGACCGGATACGTTGATCTACAAGACCCTGCTTGCTTCCTGCAGGTTCCACGGGAACCTGGTTCTTGGAGAGTGCATGGCGAGGAATGCGCTAGGGATCGACCCGGCGGATCCGGCGATCTATGTGCAGCTAGCAGGCATCTATGATGATGCAGGGAGGCCAGAGTGGAGTGAGCAGACTCGCCGGATGATGAAGGAGAGGGCGCTAAGGAAGTGCCCCGGCCAGAGTTGGATGGAGGCGGAGAAACTGACATGA